From a single Bradyrhizobium sediminis genomic region:
- a CDS encoding 50S ribosomal protein L23 has translation MKNIDPRHYDIIVSPVVTEKATMASEHNKVVFKVAAKATKPQIKEAVEKLFDVKVKSVNTLVRKGKTKVFRGTFGSQSDVKRAIVTLEEGHRIDVTTGL, from the coding sequence ATGAAGAATATCGATCCGCGCCACTACGACATCATCGTCTCGCCGGTCGTGACCGAAAAGGCGACCATGGCGTCCGAGCACAACAAGGTGGTGTTCAAGGTCGCGGCCAAGGCGACCAAGCCGCAAATCAAGGAAGCCGTCGAGAAGCTGTTCGACGTCAAGGTCAAGAGCGTGAACACGCTGGTGCGCAAGGGCAAGACCAAGGTCTTCCGCGGCACCTTCGGTTCGCAGTCGGACGTGAAGCGTGCGATCGTGACCCTCGAAGAGGGCCACCGCATCGACGTCACCACCGGGCTATAA
- the rplD gene encoding 50S ribosomal protein L4, producing the protein MELKVTTLEGKAAGSVQLSDEIFGLEPRKDIIQRCVQWQLNKRQAGTHKAQGRADVWRTGKKMYKQKGTGGARHGSARVPQFRGGGRAFGPVVRSHATDLPKKVRALALKHALSAKAKDGGLIVIESATLEAAKTKALIGHFSGLGLTNALIIDGAQVHDGFAIAARNIPNIDVLPVQGINVYDILRRQKLVLTKAALDALEARFK; encoded by the coding sequence ATGGAATTGAAAGTCACGACGCTTGAAGGCAAGGCGGCCGGTTCGGTTCAGCTGTCGGACGAGATCTTCGGTCTCGAACCGCGCAAGGACATCATCCAGCGCTGTGTGCAGTGGCAGCTCAACAAGCGGCAGGCCGGCACCCACAAGGCCCAGGGCCGCGCCGATGTCTGGCGCACCGGCAAGAAGATGTACAAGCAGAAGGGCACCGGCGGTGCCCGTCACGGCTCGGCCCGCGTGCCGCAGTTCCGCGGCGGCGGCCGTGCCTTCGGTCCGGTGGTTCGTTCCCACGCCACCGACCTGCCGAAGAAGGTTCGCGCGCTCGCGCTCAAGCATGCGCTGTCGGCCAAGGCCAAAGACGGCGGCCTGATCGTGATCGAATCGGCGACGCTGGAGGCCGCCAAGACCAAGGCGCTGATCGGGCATTTCTCGGGTCTCGGCCTGACCAATGCGCTGATCATCGACGGCGCCCAGGTTCATGACGGCTTCGCCATCGCCGCCCGCAACATTCCGAACATCGACGTGCTGCCGGTCCAGGGCATCAACGTCTATGACATTCTGCGTCGTCAGAAGCTGGTGCTGACCAAAGCGGCGCTCGATGCGTTGGAGGCGCGCTTCAAATGA
- the rplC gene encoding 50S ribosomal protein L3 — protein MRSGVIAQKVGMTRVFTETGEHIPVTVLKLGNCQVLGHRTTDKNGYVALQLGSGTRKTVYLPKAERGQFAVSKVEPKRKVAEFRVSQDALIPVGAEIQADHFVVGQFVDVTGTSVGKGFAGGMKRWNFGGLRATHGVSVSHRSIGSTGGRQDPGKTFKNKKMPGHMGVDRITTLNLRVVQTDVERGLILVEGAVPGSKGGWIAVRDAVKKPLPKDAPKPGKFKVVGGEQAAEAPAEQEGV, from the coding sequence ATGCGCTCCGGAGTGATCGCACAAAAGGTCGGGATGACGCGGGTCTTTACGGAGACCGGCGAGCATATCCCTGTGACCGTGCTGAAGCTGGGCAATTGCCAGGTGTTGGGCCACCGCACGACCGATAAGAACGGTTATGTCGCGCTGCAGCTCGGCTCGGGCACCCGCAAGACGGTCTATCTGCCGAAGGCGGAGCGCGGCCAGTTCGCGGTCTCCAAGGTCGAGCCCAAGCGGAAGGTCGCCGAGTTCCGCGTGTCGCAGGACGCGCTGATCCCGGTCGGCGCCGAGATTCAGGCAGACCATTTCGTGGTCGGCCAGTTCGTCGACGTCACCGGCACTTCGGTCGGTAAGGGTTTTGCCGGCGGCATGAAGCGCTGGAATTTCGGCGGCTTGCGCGCCACCCACGGTGTCTCGGTTTCGCATCGTTCGATCGGTTCGACCGGCGGACGCCAGGATCCCGGCAAGACCTTCAAGAACAAGAAGATGCCCGGTCACATGGGTGTCGATCGTATCACTACGCTCAATCTGCGCGTCGTGCAGACCGACGTCGAGCGCGGCCTGATCCTCGTCGAGGGCGCCGTTCCCGGCTCCAAGGGCGGATGGATCGCGGTGCGCGATGCAGTGAAGAAGCCGCTGCCGAAGGATGCTCCGAAGCCCGGCAAGTTCAAGGTCGTGGGCGGCGAGCAGGCTGCGGAAGCGCCGGCCGAGCAGGAGGGCGTGTGA
- the rpsJ gene encoding 30S ribosomal protein S10: MNGQNIRIRLKAFDHRILDSSTREIVNTAKRTGAQVRGPIPLPTRIEKFTVNRSPHVDKKSREQFEMRTHKRLLDIVDPTPQTVDALMKLDLAAGVDVEIKL; this comes from the coding sequence ATGAACGGCCAGAATATCCGCATCCGTCTCAAGGCGTTCGACCATCGAATTCTCGATTCGTCGACGCGTGAGATCGTGAACACGGCGAAACGGACCGGTGCTCAGGTTCGCGGACCCATTCCGCTGCCCACCCGCATCGAGAAGTTCACCGTCAACCGTTCGCCGCACGTCGATAAGAAGAGCCGCGAGCAATTCGAGATGCGCACGCACAAGCGTCTTCTCGACATTGTCGATCCGACTCCGCAGACCGTCGATGCTTTGATGAAGCTCGATCTGGCCGCCGGCGTCGACGTCGAAATCAAGCTCTAA
- the tuf gene encoding elongation factor Tu — MAKAKFERTKPHCNIGTIGHVDHGKTSLTAAITKVLAETGGATFTAYDQIDKAPEEKARGITISTAHVEYETKNRHYAHVDCPGHADYVKNMITGAAQMDGAILVVSAADGPMPQTREHILLAKQVGVPAMVVFLNKCDMVDDPELLELVELEVRELLSKYDFPGDKIPIIKGSALAALEDKDKKLGHDAVLELMAAVDSYIPQPERPVDQPFLMPVEDVFSISGRGTVVTGRVERGIIKVGEEIEIVGLRDTQKTIVTGVEMFRKLLDQGQAGDNIGALLRGTKREEVERGQVLCKPGSVKPHTKFKASAYILTKEEGGRHTPFFTNYRPQFYFRTTDVTGVVHLPEGTEMVMPGDNISMEVHLIVPIAMEQNLRFAIREGGRTVGAGVVASIIE, encoded by the coding sequence ATGGCCAAAGCAAAGTTTGAACGTACTAAACCGCACTGCAACATCGGCACCATCGGTCACGTCGACCACGGCAAGACGTCGCTGACGGCGGCGATCACCAAGGTGCTGGCGGAAACCGGCGGTGCGACGTTCACCGCGTACGACCAGATCGACAAGGCGCCGGAAGAGAAGGCGCGCGGCATCACAATCTCGACCGCACACGTCGAATACGAGACCAAGAACCGGCATTACGCCCACGTCGACTGTCCGGGCCACGCCGACTACGTCAAGAACATGATCACCGGTGCGGCGCAGATGGACGGCGCGATCCTGGTGGTGTCCGCGGCCGACGGCCCGATGCCGCAGACCCGCGAGCACATCCTGCTGGCCAAGCAGGTCGGCGTTCCCGCGATGGTCGTGTTCCTCAACAAGTGCGACATGGTCGACGATCCGGAACTGCTCGAACTGGTTGAGCTGGAAGTCCGCGAACTGCTGTCGAAGTACGATTTTCCCGGCGACAAGATCCCGATCATCAAGGGATCGGCGCTGGCGGCGCTGGAAGACAAGGACAAGAAGCTCGGTCACGACGCCGTGCTGGAACTGATGGCGGCGGTCGACAGCTATATTCCGCAGCCGGAGCGTCCGGTCGACCAGCCATTCCTGATGCCGGTGGAAGACGTGTTCTCGATCTCGGGCCGCGGCACGGTGGTGACCGGTCGCGTCGAGCGCGGCATCATCAAGGTCGGCGAAGAAATCGAGATCGTCGGTCTGCGCGATACCCAGAAGACCATCGTCACCGGCGTGGAAATGTTCCGCAAGCTGCTCGACCAGGGCCAGGCCGGCGACAACATCGGCGCGCTGCTGCGCGGCACCAAGCGCGAGGAAGTCGAGCGCGGTCAGGTGCTGTGCAAGCCGGGTTCGGTGAAGCCGCACACCAAGTTCAAGGCTTCGGCCTACATCCTCACCAAGGAGGAGGGCGGCCGTCACACTCCGTTCTTCACCAACTACCGGCCTCAGTTCTACTTCCGCACCACCGACGTGACCGGTGTCGTGCATCTGCCGGAAGGCACCGAGATGGTGATGCCGGGCGACAACATTTCGATGGAAGTGCACCTGATCGTGCCGATCGCGATGGAACAGAACCTGCGCTTCGCGATCCGCGAAGGCGGCCGCACCGTCGGTGCCGGCGTCGTCGCAAGCATCATCGAGTAA